GCCCGCCGAAATCGACGAGGTCCGTTGGCTGCTCGAGACCATGGCGCGCGATTGCGCCAATCTCGGCAAGAAGGCCGCTATTGCGCCTCAGCAAGGTCAACCCCCGGCGCCGAACCAAGCGGGAGCTGGTTCTGCCCAAGGCGGCCCGCCCCTTCCTCTGAGCATGGCCAACATGGCCAATTTGGAAAAGCAGACGCAGAACCTCAACAACAAGATGCATAACCGGTCCAACAGTAAGAGCGGCCCCCCGGctgcgccgacgacgagccagcccccctttcccttcgGCGCGAGCTCCCCGCACGGCGAATCCATCCACTTTTCCAAGCCCAAGGTCACCAAGGACAACCTGCAGCTTCCGGCAcggaagaaggccaagactGGCACGCAGCCGActccgccgcagcagcctAATCAGGCAACACCGTCGCCGCAGATCAGCAAATCCGGGTCGCCGGAGCTCAAGAGGCAGTCTATGCCGGAACCCAAGGCAccgccgaagccgatgtTCTTGTGCCCAGAGGCAGATTGCGAGATGGCGACTACCGGCTTCCCCTCGGACCAGGCGCGTCAGGCGCACATCCTAGAGGAGCACGTGAAGCCTCTCGAGGATCCGATGAAGTACATGCGGGAGAGCCTTGCTCAATCTCTGGGACTGGACACAAACGGGCAGGTCAAGGTGGAGCCGCAGACGGCGCAGCCAATGGGTCAAAACGTTTCCAAACAGGGACAAACACCGGCAAGCAACGGCGGCGCAACGCCTATGTCCAGGGATGCTTCGATGCAACGCACGGGCAGCAAGATGGGCGGCAAGACGCAGGACaaccaggcggcggcgggcaagACGGAGAGCACGCCCAAGATGGAAAACAAACAGCCGGAaatggcggcgccggcggcgccgatggaggtttgggcgacgacgatcgATCCGCAGAGCCTCTTTAACAACCTCGGCAAGTTCGAGTTcggcgccaacggcgtcATCAGCGACATGAGTGTTTACCGGTCTTTGACACCAAACGACACTCCCGAATCGAGCAAGGACAGCGGGTCCTCGGAGCCCAACAGCGATATTTCGGAAGGTGTGCACCTGGACATCGACGTCAACTGGCAGCCTGTCGACGTGGACCTGCTCCTCGACATGAACAGCATCAACATGGAGGGGATGGAAGGACTCCAGGATGTGGGGACTGAGTTTGACGGCATGATGATGCTCGAGGACGCGATGCCGATGGAGCAGTTTACCAACTGGGACGAAGTAACGAACGACTTCAACAAACCGTTCCAGTTCGACAACAGTATGTACTCGCTGGATGTTTCTTCGTCGGCGCAGGAGCAAAACAGCATGtgagaggaaggggggatAGAACAGGGCGCAGCAAGTGGTTGTGGGCGATCGATTCATGGATGGATACCCCGGAGATTTCCATGAATGATGACCAGCCGATACTCATTGGGTGGTTGAGAAGGATTGGCATAAGGGTGGAAAAGCAAGGGTTTGGCGTTCCTTTGGGAGTCCCTCGACTTTAAGGGTTTGAAACCTACGGGTTAATGCGCGAGCGTTGTGTTTTCTCCCTCTTTTtttgggtttttttttcttctttatCTCTTTCTCTCACTTATATGGACGGACAAACAGCCGACGAGACTGTGATGAGGATGGACGGCGGGGGGTCCGGTTCAGCTTGTACTTGAAATTTCTTTTTCCCCTTGTTGGCAATCCCTTCTTCAACCTCAGTCTCATCTTTTGGTATCATGGTTGAAGAAACAGAGAGACAGTCACGCGTTGTATGTAGTTCTGGCGGTAGAATTCTTTTAGTTGGTctccttggcgtcggcggcagcgtcgaCGCGACTCTTGCAAGGGCGAGAGGAATGATACCCAAGTTTACAAAGCATTATTCCCAGTAAGGAAGTGAGTGCGGATGTACCTAGCCAGGTAGGCCTAGGTGGGTAGgggagagggcggcgaaAAAGACATTATTAGTGCTTTTGAGCGACACATTCCGTATTTGCCCTGGGCGTTGGCGAGAAGAGTTGCCCGGGGCTGTGTCGGGATGGAAaaggcggcctcgacgggaTGACAGCggacggcggacggcggacggcggaAGTGGGGCTTGTCACGTCGAcaagagtgagtgagcccAGCGGCGtggacatggacgacgacgcggacCCATGGGTTGGACCCATGGGTGGCCACCCACCCTGGGATGCACAAGGTTCGGTAGGTATGCGCATTTTACAATGTGATACGTACTACTTTCTTCAACACTGCACTAGGCCGGATGCAATGCGCAACGGCCAGCGGACCCCTGCAACTACGGACGCGCCTCTGGGGACTAACTTTGCAGGGCTGGTCACGATGTACCTATGTAAGCCGCGTTCCAGACGCTGTATTTcgcttcctccccccttgtAAGCACGCCCCGCTACTCACTGTGCGAAGTAAACGGGGCGTAGGTTAGGCGCTGGAAGCTCGTCCTCAGCAGGGGTACGCGACGAAACCCGCCAGCCACCAAGCAGACGACCAAGCAAGGGTAAACGACAGGGTCCTGGCCGCGATTTGGAAAGCTCGCGGTCGGCTTTTGGTGTCAAGTTGGTGTTCATCAGGTGGCAAGGCAATCGGAGACCCAAATCACCAAAAAACTACAGCGATGTTGCTGCGCTGAAgggatttttttttttttttagcACGTCTACAAGCTACTTGTACGCGGGGAGACACACCACACACGCGGAGGGAGGGCTCTACAGCATATTTCCCGGCGGCCTAGCACGCGTTCTGTTCCCCCCTTGGGACatctcatcatcaacaacacgTCTGCTGTGTCTCTCttcccttcttttcttccccaTCCTCTCACTTCATCACTTCCCTACTTGCCTTGTCCCCCTTTGCGTCGAGGAATTGCATTCATTACCTCCTTTTCCCATCCCTCCAAAATACTTTGCTCCAAAATACTTTGGAGTTGGGGAAGAACCCACGCCCCTCGCCACATTAACACAACAAcgtcaacatcaacaacgtatttgtttgtttgttttaAGCACGGGGCTTTGCCTCCCTGCTACCCAAGTTGTTGCTACAGCTGCACGCGGCCACCCAAAACCGTCATTCGTTTAAACagcccctccctttcccttctaCCCccgtgcgtgcgtgcgtgcgtgccCCAAGCCGCGAAACGCACGCCGAAAGTCGCTCAAGCTTGTGAACTGGGTAATTGAATGGGAATAGCTCTTTTTCCTCCTCCCGTCCAGCTCCCGCCCCCACCCTCTTTcaccctcatcctcatcttcatcctcaacCCCGACCATCCCCGTCCCCCATCCCCTTCGCCAAACACATACATACCAAGACAACctcgacccccccccccccccctctcccaaatccttctctttctctttgtCGTCGGCCAATTTACATCATCAATAAggcaaaagagaaaagacACCATGGACccttcatcgccggccaAGAGACGCGCCCTCGCGCCTCTGGACGCGAACGTGAACGCGATGTCGCCCACCAAATTGCATAAGCACAGCAGGGTCCCCGGGTCGCCTCTCAAGAGTCCCATCAAGACGCCATTGGGTCTCAAGAGACCCCTTGCTGCCGTCGTGTTTGACGAgaacgccgtcgccaagaagaagcagtgCCAGGAGCCTGCCATCACCGTCGCTGCACCCGCTTCCGTGTCTGCCATTCCTCCTACTCCTACGCCTTCGACGCCTGTTCCTGCAGTGGTGTCCAAAGGTACAATCGCGTCTACGTCCACGTCCACGTCCGCACCCTCTCCCGCCGCGTCCGCACAAACCGAGATCGACACGGAACCCGACGCGCAGGAGGTAAGCCAGTCCCGAATAATCAAGGCCGTACATCATGTCATGATCCAAGGCACCGGAAGCTAATGCGATGTCTGTTTGACAGGGTCAGAGCGCGCAACGGCAACAACAACGCGAAGAGCAGAAACTGGTCGGCgaacaacaagaacaacgACAGCCCGAAAAGATGCAGGTCACCGGCGAGCAACATCAGCAACGGCAGACGTTGAGGAATCGCTCCGCATCCCCCGacacgtcgtcgtccgtcttcGATAATTCCGCTATGGACACGTCGCAGGAGAACACGACCATGCTCACGGAGCCCGATGCTGAGCAAACTGTCAGGGCCTTGCCCCTGCCGACGTCAAGGAGGTTGTTAACACGCGAGGAGGCGCGACAGGTACTGTGCCCCGTCTCAGTGACtagaagaagagagagcaTGTATGCTGACCAAGTTTACCCGGCGTACAGAAGGCTCGGATCCTCAAGCTGAAGCTCGGCCTCGCAAACTACAAACTTCGGACAGGTCAGGAGAACGTGCCCCTCGACAGATTGGAGGTGAAGCCGCGCCCAGGGCAACAGCAGGAGATGACCCGTGATAGGGCGTTGCCGAGGGTCATGGTGCAACCGCCATCCAGCCGCGATGGGCCTCCAGGGAAAGACACCGAGGAAACGAGGAACACCGAGCATCGTGAGAGGGGGCCGGAACCTCTGGCCGGGGCGGACAAGGCAGCGGAGCAGACCGAGTCTGGGGGGACGGTGCTGCCGCGTCTGATGACGACCGGGACGAGAGCtgccgagcaggtcgagggcgagccgACGAGTGCTGTTAGCGGTGGTATCGCGACCAGTCTCCTTAGTTTGGCAAGGggttcgtcttcgtcgtcgtcatgacGCGTGGGAAGGAGACGGCATCCAAGTGGTCATTTTGCCTCGCATTGCATCAAACGCGACCTCTTCGCGTCGTCGTTATCGTCGCCTGAGGTCCCTTACGGGAGATTTGCATCGCCATCGTGTCATTACAGCATACGGGTCGTGGGCCTGAAATCTTCGTCAACAATTATGGGTTGGGGATTAGGGATATTTGTTGGGTCGGGAAATGTCACGAGATATCATGCCAAACTCGCGTCATTCTGGGCAGGAAGAAAGAGATGGGAGGGtaaagagggagggggccgCGGAGTGGCTTATTTGTGTTTTGAGGTAATTGCAGGGACAGCACGTCTTGTGTCAGAGTTACCGGGCTTCATCAGCCAGACGGTCTCGTTTTATTGTCCCGTGTTGGGAGCTACGACTACAGCATGAGGGAACGGCGTTATGGAGAGCTTTGGGAGCCGGAGCTGACAAGGCCTGGGCGAGGCCCAATAAAAAAGATACACACGGCGGTAATTTTGATTTCCAGTCTTCTGTTTTCGTATTGCACAAGAGGGCTTGGTGAGAACCCACGTACGGGCCGGCTCGGTGACGAAGGTATATGTGGCATGGAGGTGTCTGGGTATGTGTTGGCGGGATTGACGCCAAATGAAAGCCGACAGGATGGTGAGGCATAACGGGCACCGGGACGCGGGCGGTGGTATGGGGTGGAAGCGACGGGCTTGGAGTTGCGAAGCGTGTGGGGCCCGCGCCGACAGAACTCCGGTCCCGGGATCTGCGTCGTCCGGCCTGTGTTTCTTGAAATAAATGTATGCTCGAcggagggcctcgtcgtccgcctATATTTACCTCTGGCGTAGAATTCGGACGTCTGTCGTCTATCCACGAGAGTCTCTGGGGAAAGCCCCGGGAGTTATAAGAGGGTTGTTATGGTGAAGAAACAAAATTTTCGTCTCTCGGCTTGTGATGTATCCAATGGTGAAATATTGGAGAGAGCCGAATGGTATCACTTCTCAAAGGTCACCGGCCAGGCCGATCCAGAACAATCGGGCGAAACGCGCTGTGAAGGAATGGAAGAAAGGCGTTCGACGTCTAATCTGAGACCCTAtgcaaaagaagaaaaagaagaagaaaaccagACGGGGACAAAATGGTATCTCGATCACTTCCGCTCCGTCACCGCAATGCCGCTCTCGACGCCGCTCTCGACGGTCGacccctttctctctccgtcCGTCGCCTTGTTCTTTCCAAAGACCAGTCCAGGGTGTCCGATGCACAGCGCGAACACGGCGCAGATGATGAGACTAGAACGAACAAGTCAGCACCCAAGGTCCGGGCCTCCAGAGAAGAGGGTCGGCCATGCGACGACTTACACTCCCTCGAGCCCAATGAACAGGCCCTCGTCCGTGATCttgtccgagtccgagtACCCCTCGCTGAGTTCGTCGACGCGGTACGCGCACCGCGCCAGGATCAGCACGATGGCCAGCGCCAggaagccgaagaagacCTTCTCGCGGCGCGTCAGCCTGCGCGCGGCGGTGGAGCGCGTGTAGCGGAACATGTAGTCCGCGAAGAGCGTGCAGAAGGCCACCAGCACGACGACCTggatgacgaggccggccaTGGCGAGGTCGATGCCAACGTCGGAGCTGCCGCGGGACGTGGTGCTgagcgcgccgccggcggcctggagAACGAGGCAGAAGAGGTCGAAGGAGATGAAGAGCCAATAGATGACCTTCGTGGGGATCCGGGAGAGCTCCGGTGCGAAGGATTCGATGCTGCACACGGGGTCAGAGGCCGTTGTTACAATGGACGGCATGGTTGCTTCTTTTGATATCGATAGAGCATCCCACGCGGGATGGTGGGTGGGGTTTGGTCTCCGAGACTCGCACGACACAGAATGACGATGTGCCATGTGGAAAAAGGAAAATTGTGTGCTTGCCACAAATGGCCATTACtggaaggggaaaaagaCCACCGAAAAAAAAGAATGAAAAAGAAATGAAAAGTAACGGCTTTGAAACGTGTGAAACATGATGGTCGACTTCCATTGAAAAGCAAAGCAGAGCCCACACTTACGTCTTGGAAATAGTCACGTagatggcggcggtgtaGTAGACGGGCCCGCTCGTGATGAAGACGATCTGGAGCATGAAGGCGACGAATTCGAAGGGGTTGTTATACATGATGATGCGGCCGACGTAGCCGACGATCTCGCTGAGGCAGCCGGCGAGCATGAAGGCCATGAACCACCAGGAGCGCCAGCGGACGCCGAGATAGACGTGGAcagcgccggcgagggcgaagagggcgaggaacAGGGCATTGACGGCGAGGTTTGGGCGGTACTTGTAGAGGCTGTACTCGATGGGGCAGAGGTCGAGGGTGCAGTTGGCCGAggggccgaagaagacgaggttgGACG
The genomic region above belongs to Colletotrichum higginsianum IMI 349063 chromosome 2, whole genome shotgun sequence and contains:
- a CDS encoding RTA1 like protein, with translation MSGPPPPLPSNLVFFGPSANCTLDLCPIEYSLYKYRPNLAVNALFLALFALAGAVHVYLGVRWRSWWFMAFMLAGCLSEIVGYVGRIIMYNNPFEFVAFMLQIVFITSGPVYYTAAIYVTISKTIESFAPELSRIPTKVIYWLFISFDLFCLVLQAAGGALSTTSRGSSDVGIDLAMAGLVIQVVVLVAFCTLFADYMFRYTRSTAARRLTRREKVFFGFLALAIVLILARCAYRVDELSEGYSDSDKITDEGLFIGLEGVLIICAVFALCIGHPGLVFGKNKATDGERKGSTVESGVESGIAVTERK